The Neorhodopirellula lusitana genome segment ATTTCGAGATTGTGTCAAACAAGGGATTTTGCGAAACAAGGGTCGGTATTTCGCACCCACAACGCTGTCGCCGCATCGCATGTCAGACGATTTTGATCCCGCCGTTGGTTACGACTCTCAATCTGGAGTCGCTATCCAAGGCGAGCCAATTCTCGAAGCACACGGTCTCCAGAAGACTTACGGCCGCCGCCGGGTTGTCGATGGTGTCAACTTAGCCGTCGGCGAATCCGAGATTGTCGGTCTGCTGGGGCCCAACGGTGCCGGCAAGTCGACCAGTTTCCGAATGATTTGTGGCTTGGTCCAGCCCGACCGCGGACGCGTGTATCTGGGCGGCCAAGACGTGACTGATTGGCCGATGTTCCGCCGTGCTCGCGATGGGCAAATGGGCTACCTGCCACAAGAGCCCAGCGTTTTCAAGAAACTCAACGTCGAACAAAACATCTCTGCCTTGCTCGAATTGCTCGGCTTCGATCGCAAACAACGCAAGTACCGCACCGACGAATTACTGGAAGAGTTCAACATCACTCACATTCGCAAAAGCCCCGCTGCGGGCCTGAGCGGTGGTGAACGTCGACGGTTGGAAATCGCACGCTGCTTGGTTTCCAACCCGCGAATCGTGATGCTCGACGAACCCTTTGCCGGGATCGATCCGGTGACAGTTCAGTCGATTCAGGGCGTCATCACCCAGCTTCGTGATTCCGGGATCAGCGTTCTGATCACCGACCACGCTGCTCGAGAAATTCTGACCACGGTCGATCGATGCTACGTGATCTATCAGGGCCAAGTGTTGATCGACGGGACTCCCGACGAAGTCAAACGCCATCCCAAAGTCCGCGAAGAATACCTAGGCGACCTCGATGCGGCCGCTGGAGTCAGCGTCCAAGCTAGCGCACAACCGCATGCGAGCCAGCCCAATTCGGTGGCACCCGACAACCAGGTTCGTGTCGACGGTGCCCACGAACCGCTAGCCGGTCCCAGAGGCAACGCGTCAGGACGTTCGCCCCAAGCGATACCAGTGCAAAAGCCTCGGCGGATCCGCGTCACCGACGTCTAAGCGGCAACCGAATCACGCTACGCGTTCGCCAGTCGAACGATGACCGTGAAAGTCCGGCTATCGAGTTCTGACCGTCGGAGCGGACTTTGTTAGAGCTGTTGATTCCTCTCCATTCGGGCAGCATCTCGGAAGGAATATCCAGCTCACAATCGCCGGTTGCTTTGCGCATCTGTTGAACAAGGTCGTAAAACAGCAAGGTCGCCCCCGCCGGCGGTCACAGCATTTCAGCGAGGATGGATCTACGACCACCTTCGGGATCAGTCTGTCGTCTGATCATCGTACCCGGCGGTATCCGCTGCGCTCGACCGCAGGCTAATGGCTTGAGAGCCTTCGGCGTAAAGATACTCGTGGGGAATCAACAGCTTGCCAAAGGTCCAATCTGCAGCCCACGTGATTCCAGAGCCTGAGATCCCAACGCCAGAGATTCCTGCGCAGGCGGCTCCAGCTCATTTCCAAGGCATGCTAGAAACAGCCTCACCCCTACCGCATCTCTCTTCGGCATTCATCTCTGGCCTTTTCATTCCTGGGCAAATTATCCCCGGGCACTGTTCACCCCCGGGCACTGTTCACTGCCCCGACGCGTATTGTCGGCAGGGTATCATTTGACCTGCCGTGGCCACCAACCTGCCGAGCCCCGGCTGATCCCTCCCCTTTATTTGTGTACCTCAACACTAAAACCATGACCCAACTCGACAAACAAACCGTATTCGTTTCAGGCTCCACCAAAGGGATTGGAAAAGCGATCGCGTCGAAGTTCGTCGCTGAAGGATCCAACGTCATCGTGCACAGCCGTTCCGAATCGGGGGCTGGCCAGGCTCAAAAAGAAGTCGGGGCAGGGGGAGCCGTTTGGGGTGATCTGGCCAACCCCGAAGGAACCAACCAGGTCCTGGAACAGTTGAAGGCTTTTGGCCCGGTCGAAGTGTTGATCAACAACGCGGGTATCTTCAGTGTCGAAGATTTCTTCGAATTGGAAGACGACATTTGGCTGGACTATTTTCAAACGAACGTGATGAGCATGGTGCGTCTTTGCCGAGCGCTGATGCCGACCATGTTGGAACGAAATTTGGGCGTCATCATCAATGTCGCCAGCGAAGCGGCCGTCAAGCCGCTGCCGCAAATGATTCATTACTCAATGACGAAGACCGCCATGCTTTCGATTTCGCGCGGGCTCGCGGAACTGACCAAGGGCACCGCCGTTCGAGTGAACTCGCTATTGCCCGGTCCCACCTGGACCGACGGTGTCGAGAGCTATTTCGATGGCTTGGCCAAGCAAGAAGGACGGCCGCTACAGGAGGTCCTAGACAGTTATTTTAAAGAGCACGAACCCACCTCGCTGATCCAGCGGTTCGCGACGGTGGAGGAGGTTTCGGGGGCGGCGTTGTTCTTGAGCCAAAACTCGGCGGTTAACGGAAGCTCACTCCGCGTCGAAGGCGGGATCATTCGGTCGATCTAAAACAAGGCTCTCCATGGAACGGATCTCTTGGACTAGAATTGGCACGCTCGCCCCATTCCTTTCCTACTTTCCCGCCCTGAAAAGCCAATGAAGACCTCACTGATCTTGTTACCCCTCCTATTTGTCGCA includes the following:
- the lptB gene encoding LPS export ABC transporter ATP-binding protein, giving the protein MSDDFDPAVGYDSQSGVAIQGEPILEAHGLQKTYGRRRVVDGVNLAVGESEIVGLLGPNGAGKSTSFRMICGLVQPDRGRVYLGGQDVTDWPMFRRARDGQMGYLPQEPSVFKKLNVEQNISALLELLGFDRKQRKYRTDELLEEFNITHIRKSPAAGLSGGERRRLEIARCLVSNPRIVMLDEPFAGIDPVTVQSIQGVITQLRDSGISVLITDHAAREILTTVDRCYVIYQGQVLIDGTPDEVKRHPKVREEYLGDLDAAAGVSVQASAQPHASQPNSVAPDNQVRVDGAHEPLAGPRGNASGRSPQAIPVQKPRRIRVTDV
- a CDS encoding SDR family NAD(P)-dependent oxidoreductase is translated as MTQLDKQTVFVSGSTKGIGKAIASKFVAEGSNVIVHSRSESGAGQAQKEVGAGGAVWGDLANPEGTNQVLEQLKAFGPVEVLINNAGIFSVEDFFELEDDIWLDYFQTNVMSMVRLCRALMPTMLERNLGVIINVASEAAVKPLPQMIHYSMTKTAMLSISRGLAELTKGTAVRVNSLLPGPTWTDGVESYFDGLAKQEGRPLQEVLDSYFKEHEPTSLIQRFATVEEVSGAALFLSQNSAVNGSSLRVEGGIIRSI